One bacterium genomic region harbors:
- the aspT gene encoding aspartate-alanine antiporter translates to MNGFIEILQHHPELALFLVLALGFAIGKISIGNFKVGAVLGTLFAGVLIGQFNILVDPIVKVIFFDLFLFATGYKVGPQFFRGLKKDAVPQLILTVVICVTCLTTAIVMSKILGFDIGTAAGLLAGAFTESTVIGTASESIQRLAIPDAEKTVLLNNIPIAYAVTYLVGTTILVWFLSTLAPKLLKTDLRSASKELEKKLLGKSEDEDGLASAFEDWRLRAFKITNPKWVGLSIGDIERTITDQRIFIQRLRRDGKIIEPNSSTLLSMDDVIAVMARYRIFVEKLNDFGPEVADQELLDYQIAYRDLIITKKDAAGKSLGELASKNGQGIKLHKLIRTSQEIPFSAETIVNKGDILKISGLPADVDRVTKTIGYLDSTSPATDMIFVGLGILLGGLVGLIAVNIFGISITLTTSGGALVMGLIFGWLRSKTSRFGRIPEPALWIFDNVGLSAFIGIIGLSAGPTFISGLSETGIGLVIAGLVVAITPHVVGLLFGYYVLKMNPVILLGAQSGAGTTTAGLKAIQDAAQSKLPVLGYTVPYALGNILLTAWGPVIVAIMSF, encoded by the coding sequence ATGAACGGATTTATTGAAATACTCCAGCATCATCCTGAGTTAGCTTTATTCCTTGTGCTGGCTCTTGGTTTTGCAATTGGCAAAATTAGTATTGGCAATTTTAAAGTTGGTGCGGTCCTGGGGACATTATTTGCAGGTGTGCTAATAGGTCAGTTTAATATATTAGTTGATCCGATTGTTAAAGTGATTTTTTTCGATCTGTTCCTTTTTGCAACCGGTTATAAAGTCGGTCCACAATTTTTTAGAGGTTTAAAGAAAGATGCTGTGCCTCAGCTTATTCTCACGGTTGTTATTTGTGTGACCTGCTTGACAACTGCTATTGTGATGAGCAAAATTTTAGGATTCGATATTGGGACAGCAGCCGGATTACTTGCCGGTGCATTTACCGAATCAACAGTAATCGGAACAGCAAGTGAATCTATTCAACGGCTTGCTATTCCGGATGCAGAAAAAACAGTCCTTCTTAACAATATACCCATTGCTTACGCTGTTACCTATCTTGTTGGTACAACAATTCTCGTTTGGTTCCTTTCCACTTTAGCGCCGAAACTTTTAAAAACGGATTTACGCTCTGCCAGCAAGGAATTAGAAAAAAAACTTTTAGGAAAATCTGAAGATGAAGATGGATTAGCTTCGGCATTTGAGGATTGGAGATTACGTGCATTTAAAATTACAAATCCCAAGTGGGTTGGATTGAGTATTGGAGATATCGAAAGAACTATAACTGATCAGAGAATTTTTATTCAACGGCTGCGTCGTGATGGAAAAATAATCGAACCAAATTCTTCTACACTTTTAAGCATGGATGATGTAATAGCAGTGATGGCAAGATACAGAATATTCGTTGAAAAGCTGAATGATTTCGGTCCCGAAGTAGCAGATCAGGAACTTCTTGATTATCAGATTGCTTACAGGGATTTAATAATCACAAAAAAAGACGCTGCAGGAAAATCACTTGGAGAATTAGCATCAAAAAATGGACAGGGAATAAAGCTTCATAAATTAATTCGTACAAGCCAGGAAATTCCATTCAGCGCCGAAACGATTGTTAATAAAGGTGATATACTAAAAATTTCTGGTCTTCCAGCTGATGTTGACAGAGTTACTAAAACAATCGGGTATCTCGACAGCACATCACCAGCTACCGATATGATTTTTGTTGGTCTGGGAATTTTACTTGGAGGATTGGTCGGGCTGATTGCAGTAAATATTTTCGGAATATCAATTACTCTTACTACGAGTGGCGGTGCTCTTGTTATGGGATTAATATTCGGATGGCTGCGATCGAAGACTTCGCGATTTGGAAGAATACCAGAACCTGCATTGTGGATATTTGATAATGTTGGTCTTTCTGCATTCATCGGAATAATAGGTCTTTCAGCGGGGCCAACTTTTATTTCAGGATTAAGTGAAACCGGAATTGGACTGGTAATCGCAGGACTTGTAGTTGCAATTACTCCACATGTGGTCGGACTCTTATTCGGTTATTATGTTCTAAAAATGAATCCTGTAATTCTTCTTGGTGCACAATCAGGTGCCGGAACAACTACAGCAGGCTTGAAAGCAATCCAGGATGCAGCACAAAGTAAATTACCAGTTCTCGGCTATACAGTTCCTTATGCACTCGGAAATATTTTACTTACAGCGTGGGGTCCGGTGATAGTGGCGATAATGAGTTTTTAA
- a CDS encoding amidohydrolase family protein has translation MLSISLKIIYSLLLLLILGSLLLTRAQSNDKYLFNDSHFHITNYIQEGIEMEFYVDSIMGDKVGRSTVFGLPVQQQWSYRVTGEGAPTYYLDTDAPLYYYSFCDAWIAMQYKNLPKEKQERLDPMIIGFNVTDMYAADHIKRVLTTFPGVFTGIGEFSIHKEFVSAKISGDVASLTDPALDRIFDFCAETGLISILHNDIDNPFPKPNKPNYVKGFQELIKRHPDAVIIWAHLGLGRIIKPIENMGELFEDMLADPAYDNLYFDLSWDETAKWLDYTDKSLERTAAIIQKYPDRFLFGTDNVAPDKQEKQLYVYHLYDRLWKAIGKEVTYKVTKGNYLKLFDEARKKVRAWEKEYIK, from the coding sequence ATGTTATCGATCTCACTGAAGATAATTTACTCATTATTACTCCTGTTGATTTTGGGGTCATTACTTCTGACAAGAGCGCAATCAAATGATAAATATTTATTCAACGATTCTCATTTCCATATAACAAACTACATCCAGGAAGGAATTGAGATGGAGTTTTACGTGGATTCAATCATGGGAGATAAAGTAGGAAGGTCAACAGTGTTTGGACTCCCGGTGCAGCAGCAGTGGTCTTACCGTGTAACCGGGGAAGGTGCGCCAACTTATTATCTCGATACCGATGCACCACTTTACTATTACTCATTCTGCGATGCCTGGATTGCAATGCAGTACAAAAATCTTCCAAAAGAAAAACAAGAGCGACTCGATCCGATGATTATCGGATTTAATGTTACTGATATGTACGCAGCAGATCATATTAAAAGGGTGTTGACAACATTTCCCGGAGTGTTCACAGGTATTGGTGAATTCAGCATTCACAAAGAATTTGTCTCAGCGAAAATTTCAGGTGATGTTGCAAGTCTTACCGATCCAGCACTTGACAGAATTTTTGACTTCTGTGCCGAGACAGGATTGATTTCTATCCTTCATAATGATATCGATAATCCATTTCCAAAACCGAACAAACCAAATTATGTAAAAGGATTCCAGGAGTTAATCAAAAGACATCCTGATGCAGTTATAATATGGGCACATCTTGGCTTGGGAAGAATTATTAAACCAATTGAAAATATGGGTGAACTGTTTGAAGATATGCTTGCCGATCCGGCGTACGATAATCTTTACTTTGATCTATCCTGGGATGAAACCGCAAAGTGGCTTGATTACACTGATAAGTCATTGGAAAGAACTGCTGCGATAATTCAAAAATATCCTGACAGATTTTTATTTGGGACAGATAACGTTGCTCCGGATAAACAAGAAAAGCAATTATACGTTTATCATCTTTATGACAGGTTATGGAAAGCTATCGGAAAAGAAGTTACTTATAAAGTTACAAAAGGCAACTACTTAAAATTATTTGATGAGGCAAGAAAAAAAGTAAGAGCATGGGAGAAAGAATATATTAAATAA
- the glsA gene encoding glutaminase A: MKIFFIKTRLIAILLIALLLSSPVFINAQDLSKANIEKVLNEAYNKFKDVKEGANADYIKELATVDPNIFGIALVTVDGQVYTAGDIQSMVSIQSVSKVFTMAQVIEEQGHQAVQDKIGVDATGEVFNSITAVERMRGKEINPLVNPGAIASTSLIAGVDSSAKWKHVLQVHSDFAGRQLGLNVPVYISEAGDNLRNQAIAHLLLAYGKMYFDPVEATDIYTKQCAINVNAKDAGIMAATLANGGINPVTKKKVVSPETVQYTLPVMSTAGLYDDAGIWFYNTGVPAKSGVGGCLIAVVPGKFGIATIAPPLDKAGNSVKGQLAIKYIIEQLKVNPYLIQPKQ; the protein is encoded by the coding sequence ATGAAAATATTTTTTATTAAAACACGATTGATAGCAATATTGCTTATTGCATTGTTGTTATCCAGTCCTGTGTTTATTAATGCTCAAGATCTGTCTAAGGCAAATATTGAAAAAGTCCTTAACGAAGCTTACAACAAATTCAAAGATGTTAAAGAAGGTGCAAATGCTGATTACATCAAAGAACTTGCGACTGTAGATCCGAATATTTTCGGAATTGCTCTCGTAACTGTCGATGGTCAGGTTTACACTGCTGGCGATATTCAATCGATGGTTTCAATCCAGAGTGTATCCAAAGTATTTACGATGGCGCAAGTAATTGAAGAGCAGGGACATCAGGCCGTTCAGGATAAAATTGGTGTCGATGCAACCGGTGAGGTTTTCAACTCAATCACTGCTGTTGAAAGAATGAGAGGAAAAGAAATTAATCCTCTAGTAAATCCCGGTGCAATCGCGTCAACAAGTTTAATTGCCGGCGTTGATTCATCAGCGAAATGGAAACACGTTCTGCAGGTCCATAGTGATTTCGCTGGAAGACAGCTTGGATTAAATGTTCCTGTTTACATCAGTGAAGCCGGTGACAATTTACGTAACCAGGCGATTGCTCATCTTCTGCTTGCATATGGAAAAATGTATTTCGATCCGGTTGAAGCCACAGATATTTATACAAAGCAGTGCGCGATAAATGTAAATGCTAAAGATGCGGGAATAATGGCAGCAACATTGGCTAATGGTGGTATAAATCCCGTTACAAAAAAGAAAGTTGTTTCACCTGAGACAGTGCAATACACTTTGCCGGTAATGTCAACTGCCGGACTTTACGATGACGCAGGAATATGGTTCTACAACACTGGCGTTCCTGCAAAAAGCGGAGTAGGCGGTTGCCTTATCGCCGTTGTTCCGGGAAAATTCGGGATTGCAACTATAGCACCACCACTTGATAAAGCTGGAAACAGTGTTAAGGGTCAGCTGGCAATAAAGTATATCATAGAGCAGCTGAAGGTTAATCCTTACTTGATTCAACCGAAGCAGTAA
- a CDS encoding response regulator translates to MVYIIEDDKNVRDGFMMLLESAGIKCNTFESAESFLQEFEYAKNDLLILDMNLRGKSGCTLLEELTSRNIYVPVIVITAFDLPQNRKCAKDFGAIAYLRKPVDSCALIDLIKYNLEIQIPNKNNNLFHNQRSTL, encoded by the coding sequence ATGGTTTACATTATTGAAGACGATAAAAACGTTCGAGATGGATTTATGATGCTTTTAGAGTCTGCAGGGATAAAGTGTAATACTTTTGAAAGTGCAGAATCTTTTCTTCAGGAGTTTGAATATGCAAAAAATGATTTGTTGATTCTTGATATGAACCTTCGCGGAAAAAGTGGCTGCACTTTACTTGAAGAATTGACAAGCAGAAATATTTATGTGCCGGTAATTGTCATCACAGCATTTGACCTACCGCAGAATAGGAAATGTGCAAAAGACTTTGGTGCCATTGCTTATTTAAGGAAGCCTGTTGACAGCTGTGCATTAATTGACCTGATCAAATACAATTTAGAAATTCAAATACCGAATAAAAATAATAATTTATTTCACAACCAAAGGAGTACACTATGA
- a CDS encoding PorT family protein encodes MSLWGGVNNSSFGGNPPKDAGYGDIRGLAAGASLDIQTTKDFIISLEPTFEQRGSTIDINLEEGLEDTTLKFKVKQNYFGLGLLFKVNTGNFYLGSGVSFQLLSTAKLEFEAQETDIKDKFINYDALAFFNIGYKIPIGGPALFVELRYIQGLINIRPEAEGDTEIYLSNFKSTGLRLSTGIMIPL; translated from the coding sequence ATGTCATTATGGGGCGGAGTAAATAATTCCAGTTTCGGCGGCAATCCACCAAAAGATGCTGGCTACGGAGATATTCGCGGTTTAGCCGCTGGTGCTAGTCTGGATATCCAAACAACAAAGGATTTCATAATCTCCCTTGAACCAACATTTGAACAGCGGGGATCTACAATCGATATAAACCTTGAAGAAGGATTGGAAGATACAACACTGAAATTCAAGGTTAAGCAGAATTATTTTGGTCTTGGGCTGCTTTTCAAAGTAAACACGGGCAATTTTTATCTGGGCAGCGGAGTTAGTTTCCAACTTTTGAGTACAGCAAAATTAGAATTTGAAGCACAGGAAACGGACATCAAAGACAAGTTTATAAATTATGATGCTTTGGCATTTTTCAATATTGGTTATAAAATACCAATAGGCGGACCAGCACTTTTTGTCGAGCTCAGATACATTCAAGGCTTAATAAATATCAGACCAGAAGCGGAAGGTGACACGGAAATTTATCTTTCAAACTTTAAAAGTACCGGGTTGAGGTTAAGCACCGGAATAATGATACCATTATAA
- a CDS encoding NAD-dependent malic enzyme, whose amino-acid sequence MKDLKGYALLNNSRMNKGTAFSKSERKKYGLEGILPDQIESMETQILRVQGQVDNLNRPINKYIYLIGLLDTNETLFFKTIMSDPAKFMPLVYTPTVGEACQRLGHIARRPRGLFISIKNKNKIEAILKNWPVKDVRFVVVTDGQRILGLGDLGIFGMGIPIGKLALYTACAGVPPEYTLPIVLDVGTDNENYLNDPLYMGIKQKRVTGKAYDDFIQTFVKAITKVYPKICIQWEDFAGVNAIRILDKCRDKICTFNDDIQGTAAIAVAGFIAVSKLLNKPFKEQRFLFLGAGAAAFGIADLLVKKFQKDGLSREEALNNIWMFDVNGLLVKSRNDLAEHQKQFAHDAEISNNFAESILKIKPTAIIGVSTVGGAFNQQVIENMSKINERPIIFPYSNPTSHSECTAEQAYTWSKGKAIFASGSPFAPVTYEGKTFTPGQGNNVFIFPAIGLAVFATEAKRVTDEMFITAAESVADQITKEDFENGLIYPPIKNIREVSVNVAIKVAEEIFRSGLARVKKPKSIGMFIKSKMYEPVYK is encoded by the coding sequence ATGAAAGACTTAAAAGGTTACGCATTATTAAACAATTCCAGGATGAATAAGGGAACAGCTTTCTCTAAATCAGAAAGAAAAAAGTACGGCTTAGAAGGAATTCTTCCTGATCAAATCGAATCAATGGAAACGCAAATTCTACGAGTTCAGGGACAGGTTGATAATCTTAACAGACCAATAAATAAATATATTTATTTAATCGGATTGCTTGATACTAACGAAACTTTATTCTTCAAAACAATAATGAGCGATCCTGCTAAGTTTATGCCTCTTGTTTATACGCCAACTGTAGGTGAAGCTTGTCAAAGGTTAGGTCATATTGCAAGACGACCCAGAGGACTTTTCATCTCGATTAAAAATAAAAACAAGATTGAAGCCATACTAAAAAACTGGCCGGTCAAAGATGTCAGGTTTGTTGTTGTTACTGACGGGCAAAGGATTTTAGGTCTCGGTGACCTTGGAATATTTGGAATGGGGATTCCGATTGGAAAGTTAGCATTATACACAGCTTGCGCTGGTGTTCCCCCTGAGTACACTTTACCGATAGTTTTGGATGTGGGAACAGATAATGAAAATTATTTGAATGATCCGCTTTATATGGGCATCAAACAAAAGCGGGTAACGGGAAAAGCATACGATGATTTTATTCAGACATTTGTAAAGGCAATTACGAAAGTGTATCCAAAGATTTGCATTCAGTGGGAAGACTTTGCAGGTGTGAATGCGATAAGAATTTTAGATAAGTGTCGGGATAAAATATGTACTTTCAATGATGACATACAGGGAACGGCAGCCATTGCTGTTGCAGGATTTATTGCAGTAAGTAAGTTATTGAATAAGCCATTTAAAGAACAACGGTTTCTATTTCTTGGTGCAGGTGCCGCTGCATTTGGTATTGCTGATTTGCTTGTCAAGAAATTTCAGAAAGATGGATTGAGCAGGGAAGAAGCACTAAACAATATCTGGATGTTCGATGTGAATGGATTGCTGGTCAAATCAAGAAATGATCTTGCCGAACATCAGAAACAGTTCGCTCACGATGCTGAGATTTCAAATAATTTTGCAGAAAGTATTTTGAAAATCAAACCAACTGCAATAATTGGAGTGAGTACTGTTGGCGGAGCTTTTAATCAGCAAGTCATTGAGAATATGAGTAAGATTAATGAAAGACCTATCATCTTTCCATATTCAAATCCAACATCGCATTCAGAATGTACTGCTGAGCAAGCTTATACCTGGAGTAAAGGTAAAGCAATCTTTGCAAGCGGCAGTCCATTCGCTCCTGTTACTTATGAAGGAAAAACTTTTACACCCGGACAGGGAAATAATGTTTTCATTTTCCCGGCAATCGGTCTTGCAGTATTTGCTACGGAAGCAAAAAGAGTTACTGATGAAATGTTTATCACTGCAGCTGAATCAGTAGCTGACCAGATCACGAAAGAGGATTTTGAAAACGGTCTTATTTATCCGCCGATAAAAAATATCCGTGAAGTATCGGTAAATGTTGCAATTAAAGTTGCAGAGGAAATATTTAGGAGCGGATTAGCCCGGGTTAAAAAACCAAAGAGCATCGGAATGTTCATTAAGAGTAAAATGTATGAACCCGTTTATAAATAA
- a CDS encoding mechanosensitive ion channel — protein sequence MRKVLSDLIMNLKNNYLRIMTSVFLLILSVNPIIVPAQVEADSLLGTSKAAVVIDGKVLIYVRGITSYPAEKRANVIEQRIEDAASDLSNLADSITVIHNEIRDDIFISGKFIMSVIDDDAKLEGISRANFVRVIKRKITQAIISYRAERTSQALLNKAFYGVGATVITLIILFLINWIVKKFNVWFENKLKTKIDSLESRSFQMIRSRQLWFTFYSFVRGIKFLLFLIIIFIYAQYVLGLFPWTRAVSISLLGFFLKPLIAFGNSILNFIPNLAFLIVIYFITRYLLKLIKLFFSGIEQGSIRVANFDPEWSIPSYKILRLLIVAFAVIVAYPYIPGSESDAFKGVSLFMGVLFSLGSSSLISNLIAGYTMTYRKTFKKGDIVKIEDYVGQVMDIKLFVTRLRTLKNEEVVVPNSIILNNNVVNYSSLAAERGLILHTTVGIGYETSWRQVEDMLKAAAQRTEGILKDPPPYVLQKSLGDFAITYELNAFCNDPVNMMKHYTALHQNVLDVFNENNVQIMTPAYEGDPAEPKVVPKEKWIVPLAGELPGKA from the coding sequence ATGAGGAAAGTTTTAAGTGATTTGATTATGAATCTGAAAAATAATTATCTCCGTATAATGACATCAGTATTTCTACTGATTCTTTCCGTTAATCCGATTATAGTTCCGGCACAGGTTGAAGCGGATTCACTTTTAGGAACTTCGAAAGCAGCAGTAGTGATAGACGGGAAGGTTTTAATTTATGTAAGAGGTATTACTTCGTATCCCGCAGAAAAAAGAGCAAATGTTATTGAGCAAAGGATTGAAGATGCTGCTTCTGATTTATCCAATCTTGCAGATTCAATAACCGTAATTCATAATGAAATACGGGATGATATTTTCATCTCCGGAAAATTCATAATGAGTGTAATAGATGATGATGCAAAACTTGAAGGAATAAGTCGAGCAAATTTTGTTAGGGTAATAAAGCGAAAAATTACACAAGCGATAATTTCTTACCGCGCAGAACGTACTTCACAGGCGTTACTTAATAAGGCTTTCTATGGAGTTGGAGCCACAGTGATAACACTGATTATTTTGTTCCTCATTAACTGGATTGTTAAAAAATTTAATGTCTGGTTCGAAAATAAATTAAAAACGAAAATAGATAGTCTTGAATCACGTTCATTTCAGATGATTCGGTCAAGACAATTATGGTTTACATTCTACAGCTTTGTCAGAGGGATTAAGTTTCTATTATTTCTAATCATCATATTTATTTACGCACAATATGTATTGGGTCTTTTCCCATGGACAAGAGCTGTATCAATTTCACTACTTGGGTTCTTCTTAAAACCATTAATTGCATTTGGAAACAGTATTTTGAATTTTATTCCCAATCTGGCTTTCCTGATTGTTATTTATTTCATTACCAGGTATCTGCTTAAACTGATAAAACTATTTTTCAGTGGGATCGAGCAGGGCAGTATCAGAGTTGCAAATTTTGACCCTGAATGGTCTATCCCTTCTTACAAAATATTACGATTGCTTATAGTAGCGTTTGCGGTCATTGTTGCATATCCATATATCCCAGGATCTGAATCAGATGCATTTAAAGGTGTTTCGTTATTTATGGGAGTTCTCTTTTCACTTGGCTCTTCGTCACTAATAAGTAACCTTATTGCAGGATATACGATGACTTACAGAAAAACTTTCAAGAAAGGCGACATAGTAAAGATTGAAGATTACGTCGGTCAGGTAATGGATATAAAGCTTTTTGTAACTCGTTTACGAACTTTAAAAAATGAAGAAGTTGTGGTTCCGAATTCGATCATTCTGAATAATAACGTTGTAAATTATTCATCACTTGCAGCGGAGAGAGGATTAATTCTTCACACAACGGTTGGAATCGGATATGAAACTTCGTGGAGGCAGGTTGAAGATATGTTGAAAGCTGCGGCTCAAAGAACGGAAGGAATTTTGAAAGATCCGCCGCCTTATGTTCTTCAAAAATCATTGGGGGATTTTGCAATTACCTATGAGTTAAACGCTTTCTGTAATGATCCTGTTAATATGATGAAACATTACACTGCTCTGCATCAAAATGTGCTGGATGTATTTAATGAAAACAATGTTCAGATTATGACTCCTGCTTATGAAGGAGATCCTGCAGAGCCTAAAGTTGTTCCTAAAGAGAAATGGATTGTTCCGTTAGCCGGAGAGTTACCAGGCAAAGCTTAA
- a CDS encoding type II asparaginase: protein MKKLLSLFIIIVVAFTLNAQKLPHVVILATGGTIAGAAPTEVQAGYQSGQVGVDILINAVPQLKEIANVTGEQISNIGSQNMSDQVWLKLVKRVNELLAQDDVDGIVITHGTDTMEETAYFLNLTVKSKKPVVLTCSMRPSTALSADGPLNIYNAVAVAGNKESWDRGVMVVANDLIHSGRAAIKGSTTAVETFFSPLVGPLGTVNYGVINYVDVPDKKHTYQTEFNVDNLTSLPRVDVIAIYEDAPGDLIKAAVDLGAKGIVTSGLGNGNLTDACIEALKYAREKGVVVVRGSRVITGFVGRNVELDDDALGFVASYELIPSKARVLLRLALLKSNDPVKVQEYYEMY from the coding sequence ATGAAAAAATTGCTTAGTCTATTTATCATTATTGTTGTTGCATTCACCTTAAATGCACAAAAACTTCCGCACGTCGTTATTCTCGCAACTGGCGGAACAATTGCAGGTGCTGCACCAACCGAAGTTCAGGCAGGATATCAATCCGGTCAGGTTGGAGTTGATATATTAATTAATGCAGTCCCTCAATTAAAGGAGATTGCAAATGTAACCGGTGAGCAGATTTCAAACATCGGCAGCCAGAATATGAGCGACCAGGTTTGGCTGAAATTAGTAAAACGTGTTAATGAGTTATTAGCTCAGGATGATGTTGATGGAATTGTTATCACTCACGGAACTGACACAATGGAGGAAACAGCTTACTTCCTGAATCTGACTGTTAAATCCAAAAAGCCAGTCGTACTGACTTGTTCAATGCGTCCATCAACTGCTCTCAGTGCAGATGGTCCGTTAAATATTTACAATGCTGTCGCTGTTGCTGGTAATAAGGAATCCTGGGATCGTGGAGTGATGGTAGTTGCAAATGATCTTATTCATTCAGGCCGTGCTGCAATCAAAGGGAGTACAACAGCAGTTGAGACATTTTTCTCACCTTTAGTTGGTCCATTGGGAACGGTTAACTATGGTGTTATCAATTACGTCGATGTGCCTGATAAGAAGCACACATATCAGACTGAGTTCAATGTTGATAACTTGACCAGCTTACCAAGAGTTGATGTAATTGCAATTTATGAAGATGCGCCCGGTGATCTGATTAAAGCTGCAGTTGATCTTGGTGCAAAAGGTATTGTAACAAGCGGACTTGGAAACGGTAACTTAACCGATGCTTGTATCGAAGCATTGAAGTATGCCAGAGAAAAAGGCGTTGTTGTTGTTCGCGGTTCACGTGTTATTACTGGTTTCGTTGGTAGAAATGTTGAGCTTGATGATGATGCTCTTGGATTCGTTGCATCGTATGAACTTATTCCTTCAAAAGCGAGAGTACTTTTAAGGCTTGCTTTGCTGAAGTCAAACGATCCGGTAAAAGTTCAGGAATATTATGAGATGTATTGA
- a CDS encoding anaerobic C4-dicarboxylate transporter, giving the protein MMWIELLILFACIVIGARLGGIGLGTMGGIGLVILVFVFGLPPGSPPGIVLGMIIAVITALASMQSAGGLDYLISFATKVMRKKPQYITFVAPFVTYFLILASGTQHVIYALLPVIAEVSTKAGVRPERPLSISVTASMYGVISSPISAATVALLAALVSYNVSLLQIMMVIIPASILGLIVGTLSVAWKGKDLKDDPEYQEKLKSGKIQESTAAVEMAKEKIGNARNSLIIFLVAIVVVVLIGIFPQFRPTYEIFSGKEPILEQLEMGDAIMIIMLATAGIMMMFFKAKPGEAVKGSIMTGGVVAVISILGVSWMGSSFFEGNRIEIVDGISGLIQQAPWVLALGLFVLSMLLFSQAATVVTLMPVGVALGMPLWVLIAVYPAVNGFFFLPTYGTVLAAVSFDRTGTTKIGKYLLNHSFMLPGIVCLVATTIFAFIISSFVL; this is encoded by the coding sequence ATGATGTGGATTGAACTTCTGATTCTCTTTGCCTGCATAGTGATAGGTGCGCGGCTCGGTGGAATCGGATTAGGTACAATGGGTGGGATCGGGCTGGTAATTCTGGTTTTTGTCTTCGGACTTCCGCCGGGATCACCGCCCGGAATTGTGCTTGGAATGATAATCGCGGTAATCACAGCATTAGCGTCTATGCAATCAGCGGGTGGACTGGATTATCTGATCTCTTTCGCCACAAAAGTGATGCGAAAGAAACCTCAATACATAACATTCGTTGCACCTTTTGTTACTTACTTTTTAATATTAGCCAGTGGAACACAGCATGTAATATATGCATTGTTACCGGTTATTGCTGAAGTATCAACAAAAGCAGGTGTACGTCCTGAAAGACCACTGTCAATAAGTGTTACTGCTTCAATGTATGGAGTTATATCCTCACCGATCAGTGCAGCAACTGTTGCATTGCTAGCAGCACTTGTATCCTATAATGTCAGTTTACTTCAAATTATGATGGTGATTATTCCAGCATCAATTTTAGGATTAATAGTCGGGACACTATCAGTTGCCTGGAAAGGTAAAGACCTTAAAGATGATCCTGAATATCAGGAAAAATTAAAGTCTGGTAAAATCCAGGAATCGACTGCTGCCGTTGAAATGGCAAAAGAAAAAATAGGCAACGCAAGAAATTCTCTAATCATTTTTTTAGTCGCAATAGTTGTAGTAGTTCTGATAGGAATCTTTCCACAGTTTCGCCCAACCTATGAGATATTTTCAGGTAAAGAACCAATACTTGAGCAATTAGAAATGGGTGATGCGATTATGATCATAATGCTCGCAACCGCAGGTATTATGATGATGTTTTTCAAAGCAAAACCAGGCGAAGCAGTCAAAGGAAGTATTATGACAGGTGGTGTAGTTGCGGTTATATCAATACTCGGTGTCTCGTGGATGGGTTCATCTTTTTTTGAGGGCAACAGAATAGAAATTGTTGATGGAATATCGGGACTTATTCAACAAGCTCCTTGGGTTCTTGCACTTGGTTTATTTGTTCTTTCAATGCTTTTATTCAGTCAGGCTGCAACTGTTGTGACTTTAATGCCGGTTGGCGTTGCATTGGGAATGCCATTATGGGTATTGATTGCAGTTTATCCTGCAGTGAACGGATTTTTCTTCTTACCAACCTACGGAACTGTATTGGCAGCAGTTTCATTTGATCGAACCGGAACAACGAAAATCGGGAAGTACTTATTGAATCATAGTTTTATGCTTCCCGGAATCGTGTGCCTTGTAGCTACAACAATCTTTGCATTCATAATTAGTTCATTTGTTTTATAA